The Pseudarthrobacter sp. NS4 genome includes a window with the following:
- a CDS encoding FhaA domain-containing protein, translating into MGLLDKVERGIEKAVRGVFSTGSKAQVEPVEIASRLRREVDHKSLTVAAGRTLAPNVFDVRLSDDDFRRAQEWGTPLAEELCDVVINHVRSQGYTLQGSVRISFRRDAEVRAGDFEIVSTTEKSVGAAGSPARPNVPAAPSRQPVRLQPVLDIDGQRYSLNAPSIVLGRSSEADIHVEDTGVSRRHLEIRTANGVTSAVDMGSTNGSYVNGQKVSGSTELTDGSTITMGRTKIIFRLLPASPGGHA; encoded by the coding sequence ATGGGACTGCTGGACAAAGTTGAACGCGGCATTGAAAAGGCTGTCCGGGGCGTCTTCTCCACCGGCTCCAAAGCCCAGGTTGAACCCGTGGAGATCGCCAGCAGGCTTCGCCGCGAGGTGGACCACAAATCCCTGACGGTAGCTGCCGGGCGCACGCTGGCGCCGAACGTTTTTGACGTCCGGCTCAGCGACGACGATTTCCGCCGTGCCCAGGAATGGGGCACCCCGCTGGCCGAAGAACTGTGCGACGTTGTCATCAACCACGTCCGCAGCCAGGGCTACACCCTTCAAGGCTCGGTGCGGATCTCCTTCCGCCGCGATGCGGAAGTGCGCGCCGGGGACTTCGAAATTGTCTCCACGACGGAGAAATCCGTCGGTGCTGCCGGCAGCCCCGCCCGCCCCAATGTTCCTGCCGCCCCCAGCCGCCAACCGGTCAGGCTCCAGCCCGTGCTGGACATCGACGGCCAGCGCTACTCGCTGAACGCCCCGTCCATCGTGCTCGGCAGGTCCTCTGAGGCCGATATCCACGTTGAAGACACCGGGGTCTCGCGCCGCCACCTGGAAATCCGCACTGCCAACGGCGTGACGAGCGCCGTGGACATGGGTTCCACCAACGGAAGCTACGTCAACGGGCAAAAGGTTTCCGGAAGCACCGAACTCACTGACGGCTCCACCATCACGATGGGACGGACAAAGATCATCTTCCGCCTGCTTCCTGCCAGCCCTGGTGGCCACGCATGA
- a CDS encoding FadR/GntR family transcriptional regulator, with product MSRNLTADLAADLRNRIVDGVIQPGEKLPSENTLISDFGVSRTVVRAALTRLQAEGLVETERGRGSFALTPPTEGPSAAPGARPVATTEDRLHMLEFRMGVETEAAALAARNHTERQLRAVISALEEFTASAGHPAHAMRSDFEFHRAVAAASGNPYYSDCLAALGQTMIAMPRTRLMTGVEHYARDHFDQVVQEHRSISDAIADGDEAAAAAAMRSHLANSRRRFKAAARPAS from the coding sequence ATGAGCCGGAACCTCACCGCGGACCTCGCCGCCGACCTTCGCAACCGCATCGTCGACGGCGTTATCCAGCCAGGCGAGAAGCTCCCGAGTGAAAACACGCTCATCAGTGATTTCGGCGTCAGCCGCACCGTGGTCCGCGCCGCACTCACCCGGCTCCAGGCCGAAGGGCTGGTGGAAACCGAACGCGGACGCGGCAGCTTTGCCCTCACTCCCCCCACGGAAGGGCCGTCGGCAGCGCCGGGCGCCCGTCCGGTGGCCACCACCGAGGACCGGCTGCACATGCTGGAATTCCGGATGGGGGTGGAGACGGAGGCTGCGGCGCTGGCGGCCCGGAACCACACGGAGCGGCAGCTGCGGGCAGTCATCTCCGCCCTTGAAGAGTTCACCGCCAGCGCCGGCCATCCGGCCCATGCCATGAGGTCCGACTTCGAGTTCCACCGCGCCGTGGCCGCGGCCTCCGGCAACCCCTATTACTCAGACTGCCTTGCCGCACTGGGGCAGACCATGATCGCCATGCCGCGCACCCGGCTGATGACCGGCGTCGAGCATTACGCGCGGGACCACTTTGACCAGGTGGTGCAGGAGCACCGCTCCATCTCGGACGCCATTGCCGACGGCGACGAGGCGGCTGCCGCGGCCGCCATGCGCAGTCACCTGGCCAACTCCCGACGGCGGTTCAAGGCTGCCGCCCGCCCGGCCAGTTAA
- a CDS encoding FHA domain-containing protein FhaB/FipA has protein sequence MSDLTITALRFGFLLLLWVLIFSIVSAMRRDLMVGRKAASGVPTARQVRRNPELADAPPQPVKQQARQLVVVEGPLKGTSLPLAASPILLGRAQEATLVLEDDYASGRHARLFPQGSRWFIEDLGSTNGTYLADQQLTRALPVEPGVPVRIGKTVIELRP, from the coding sequence ATGAGCGACCTGACCATCACCGCGCTGCGGTTTGGCTTCCTGCTGCTCCTCTGGGTGCTCATCTTCAGCATCGTTTCTGCCATGCGCCGCGACCTCATGGTCGGCCGCAAGGCAGCCTCGGGCGTGCCAACGGCCCGCCAGGTCCGCAGAAATCCGGAACTCGCCGATGCTCCGCCGCAGCCTGTCAAGCAGCAGGCACGGCAACTGGTGGTGGTGGAAGGTCCCTTGAAGGGAACGTCGCTTCCGCTGGCCGCCAGCCCTATCCTGCTGGGCCGCGCCCAGGAGGCAACGCTGGTGCTCGAGGACGACTACGCTTCCGGCCGCCACGCCAGGCTGTTCCCCCAGGGCAGCCGCTGGTTCATCGAGGATCTGGGCTCCACAAACGGAACCTACCTGGCGGACCAGCAACTTACCCGTGCCCTGCCCGTTGAGCCAGGCGTACCTGTGAGAATCGGCAAGACGGTCATTGAATTGAGGCCATAG
- a CDS encoding PP2C family protein-serine/threonine phosphatase, whose translation MAVPENAANGPTPAERPLIMRFAARSDVGRIRSKNDDSAYAGRHLAVVADGMGGHAGGDVASAATVLDMIHLDRGDYDGDAGTILADEIQTANSLLSELVHVNPKLAGMGTTVTALLLAEGKLHFAHIGDSRAYRLRDGKFKQVSVDHTFVQRLIDEGRLKPEEAESHPHKNVLMRVLGDVDASPELDLDTLDVRPGDRWLLCSDGLNYVAGHAVERTVKETKDLRECVETLVDLTLEAGSPDNVTVVMVEIVEETPDDVSTAAVDIVPPLAVTRPAAAADAPAAGSSQDGGKPPGETAAEPAADGSGSSAVEPGPTDPHLGEHLTAEVLREELASRPHELVGAAVSAAESGSIPTIGGRTVARRAATLLTHKAEPQTADDDETLVPLKPRRWVTWSIAAAILVVLTVGLWLGYAWTQTRYYVGEFDSRVAIFNGVSQRLGPIQLSSLEAVTEIRMDSLPPFSQQRVRQTVPANDLYDAQRIVKNLELTGTTSPEEECPTPPASATASPTTPAPSPTETAAPPAEAASAPTPASPPPSPTPTVTCEGGQ comes from the coding sequence GTGGCCGTTCCCGAGAACGCCGCAAACGGGCCAACGCCCGCGGAGCGGCCCCTCATCATGCGCTTCGCCGCCCGCTCGGACGTGGGCCGGATCCGGTCAAAGAATGATGACTCCGCTTACGCCGGCCGTCACCTGGCCGTTGTGGCTGACGGCATGGGCGGCCATGCCGGCGGTGACGTCGCCTCCGCCGCCACTGTGCTGGACATGATCCACCTGGACCGCGGCGACTATGACGGCGACGCCGGCACCATCCTCGCCGACGAGATCCAGACAGCGAATTCCCTGCTCTCCGAACTCGTGCACGTCAACCCCAAACTGGCGGGCATGGGCACTACCGTCACGGCCCTCCTGCTGGCCGAGGGGAAACTTCACTTCGCCCATATCGGCGACTCCCGTGCCTACCGGCTCCGGGACGGGAAGTTCAAGCAGGTCAGCGTTGACCACACCTTCGTCCAACGGCTCATCGACGAAGGCCGGCTCAAGCCGGAGGAGGCGGAAAGCCACCCCCATAAGAACGTCCTGATGCGGGTTCTCGGCGACGTGGACGCCAGCCCCGAACTGGATCTGGACACCCTGGATGTAAGGCCGGGAGACCGCTGGCTCCTTTGCTCCGATGGTCTCAACTACGTGGCCGGTCACGCGGTGGAGCGCACGGTCAAGGAAACCAAGGACCTGCGCGAGTGCGTGGAAACCCTTGTGGACCTGACCCTGGAAGCCGGTTCCCCGGACAACGTCACCGTTGTCATGGTGGAAATAGTGGAGGAAACGCCCGACGACGTCAGCACGGCCGCCGTCGACATTGTCCCTCCCCTTGCGGTCACCAGGCCCGCTGCCGCGGCTGATGCCCCCGCCGCCGGCAGCTCCCAGGATGGCGGGAAGCCTCCGGGTGAAACCGCAGCAGAACCTGCCGCTGACGGGTCGGGATCCAGCGCCGTCGAGCCCGGTCCCACCGACCCCCACCTGGGTGAACATCTGACCGCTGAAGTCCTGCGGGAAGAACTGGCTTCGCGCCCACATGAGCTGGTAGGTGCCGCCGTCTCCGCGGCCGAATCCGGCTCCATTCCCACCATCGGCGGACGTACCGTGGCACGCCGTGCGGCTACCCTCCTCACACACAAGGCAGAGCCGCAAACGGCGGACGACGACGAAACGCTTGTGCCCCTGAAGCCCCGCCGGTGGGTTACCTGGTCCATCGCCGCTGCAATACTGGTGGTCCTGACCGTCGGACTGTGGCTGGGCTACGCATGGACCCAGACCCGCTATTACGTGGGCGAGTTTGATTCCCGCGTGGCCATATTCAATGGCGTGTCCCAGCGGCTGGGCCCCATCCAGCTCTCCAGCCTCGAAGCGGTCACGGAAATCCGGATGGACTCCCTTCCCCCCTTCTCCCAGCAGCGCGTCCGCCAGACGGTGCCCGCCAACGACCTCTACGACGCCCAGCGGATCGTGAAAAACCTCGAACTCACGGGCACCACGTCCCCCGAAGAAGAGTGCCCCACTCCACCGGCTTCCGCCACCGCCAGCCCAACAACGCCGGCTCCGTCCCCGACCGAAACGGCGGCGCCCCCCGCAGAGGCGGCTTCAGCGCCCACGCCGGCGAGCCCGCCGCCATCACCCACGCCCACTGTCACCTGCGAGGGGGGCCAATGA
- a CDS encoding L-talarate/galactarate dehydratase, which produces MSPVDLIRHVKLSTARLPLAVPISDAKVFTGRQKPMTEVAFLFAEITTELGHTGIGFSYSKRAGGPAQYAHAKEVAEGIIGEDPNDIGKIYTKLLWAGASVGRSGVATQALAAIDIALYDLKAKRAGLPLAKFLGSYRDSVQTYNTSGGFLNATLDEVKARATQSIEEGIGGIKVKVGLPDSKEDLRRVAGIREHIGWDVPLMVDANQQWDRATALRMGRRLEEFNLIWIEEPLDAYDFEGHAHLAQVLDTPIATGEMLASVAEHKGLINAHGCDIIQPDAPRVGGITQFLRLAALADERGLGLAPHFAMEIHLHLAAAYPREPWVEHFDWLDPLFNERLETKDGRMIVPDRPGLGVTLSDQARAWTTESVEFGA; this is translated from the coding sequence ATGAGCCCCGTTGACCTGATCCGGCACGTCAAGCTATCCACCGCCCGCCTTCCCCTTGCTGTTCCCATCAGTGACGCCAAGGTCTTCACCGGCCGGCAGAAGCCCATGACCGAGGTGGCCTTCCTCTTCGCCGAGATCACCACCGAGCTGGGGCACACCGGCATCGGCTTCAGCTACTCCAAGCGCGCCGGCGGCCCCGCCCAGTACGCCCACGCCAAGGAGGTGGCCGAGGGCATCATCGGCGAGGACCCCAACGACATCGGCAAGATCTACACCAAGCTGCTCTGGGCCGGCGCGTCGGTGGGCCGGTCCGGCGTCGCCACCCAGGCCCTCGCCGCCATCGACATCGCCCTCTACGACCTCAAAGCCAAGCGCGCGGGACTCCCCCTGGCCAAATTCCTCGGCTCCTACCGCGACTCCGTCCAGACCTACAACACCTCCGGCGGCTTCCTCAACGCCACGCTGGACGAAGTAAAGGCCCGCGCCACCCAGTCCATCGAAGAAGGGATCGGCGGCATCAAGGTCAAGGTCGGACTTCCGGACAGCAAAGAAGACCTCCGCCGAGTCGCCGGAATCCGCGAACACATCGGCTGGGACGTCCCGCTCATGGTGGACGCCAACCAGCAGTGGGACCGCGCCACCGCCCTCCGCATGGGCCGCCGGCTCGAGGAGTTCAACCTCATCTGGATCGAAGAACCCCTGGATGCCTACGACTTCGAAGGCCACGCCCACCTCGCCCAGGTCCTGGACACCCCCATCGCCACCGGCGAGATGCTCGCCTCGGTGGCCGAGCACAAGGGCCTTATCAACGCCCACGGCTGCGACATCATCCAGCCGGACGCCCCGCGCGTCGGAGGCATCACACAGTTCCTGCGCCTCGCCGCCCTGGCAGACGAACGCGGCCTGGGTCTTGCCCCGCACTTCGCCATGGAAATCCACCTGCACCTTGCAGCCGCCTACCCCCGCGAGCCGTGGGTGGAGCACTTCGACTGGCTCGACCCGCTGTTCAACGAGCGCCTCGAAACCAAGGACGGCCGGATGATCGTCCCGGACCGCCCCGGCCTCGGCGTCACACTCAGTGACCAGGCCCGCGCGTGGACCACCGAGTCCGTGGAGTTCGGCGCGTAA